One Paralysiella testudinis genomic window, TCGCCCACGCAAACGCTGGCGGTCGTGCTCTGCCAATTCGGCGGCGCGTTCGCTGCGTTTTTGCTGCTCGGCCGCCTGTTTCAACGACTGCTCCACAAAATCAATATGTGCATGCGCCATTTGCGCCGCTTTGTGCGGCTGGCGTTTTTTAATCGCCTCAAACAGCGCGTAGTGTTGCGCCATCAGCTCCGGTTTTAAATCGGCTACGCGAAACATATTGGCCAGATTTTGTTGGGTGTGCTGGTGCAACATACGCAATAGGCTGCCTGAAAGCTGGGCAAACAAAATATTGTGCGCCGCTTCGGCAATGCTTTGGTGAAAACCCACATCGGCTTGCGATTGTTTTTCCACCTGGCGGCGCATATTGGCCGCTTCCAGCTCGGCCAGCCAAAAGCCCATGCGCGCCAAATCTTCATCGGTGCGCCGTTGCGCCGCCAGCGATGCCAAAGTGCCTTCGAGCGAGCGGCGGAAATCCAGCACATCATCGCGCAAATACTCGTGCCGCCCCAATAAGCCTTGCCAAGCGCCCATAAAATCGCTTTGCACATATTCGCTCACATAATGGCCGCCGCCGGGGCGGCTGTGCAGCAATTGCCGCGCCGCCAGCGCACCCAAGGCATCGCGTAGCGGCGGGCGCGACACGCCGAATTCGGCTGCCAATTGCCGCTCCGGCGGCAGGCGCTCACCCACGGCATATACGCCGCCAACAATACGCTCTTCCAATACCTCAGCAATCTGCTCCGACAACTTTTGTGCGCTGATCCGTTTGCGTTCTATCATCATTTCGCCTATCGATAATATCAACATTAAAATATATTTTAAGCGCTGAAAAATAATTCAGATTATTGTTTTGTTTATTTTTAAAAATGACAAAACCCGATTAATGAATCATATCCATCGCAACAAGCACAATAGCCGCCAATTTGAGCTTATCTTTTTTTAACCGCAGCCATTGACCACCGGATAAAACTTTTTTAAAGTGAATAGCCTATTGGTAAATTGGTATTACCAATTAAGCATAAGCGCAGCATAACAAAAGACTGCGCTCACTAGCAAGCCCCGGCCAACCGCACTTTTGTGCCCATCCGGCAGCAATCTGTTTGGCAGCAATCTGTTTAATGAATTCTGGAGAAACCCTTATGCATACCTTTTTGGCTCTGGCACCGATTTTAACGGTGTTTGTGCTGCTGGTGGTGATGCGCTTGTCGGCCAAGTTGTCGATGGGCGCTGCCTATTTGGTTACCGCCTTGCTGGCGCTGTTTGTATGGCAAGCTTCCGGCGCCATGGTGGCCGCCGCCACCGTGAACGGCATTATTGTGGCGCTCACGGTGTTGTATATCGTGTTTGGCGCCATCTTATTGCTGAATACACTCAAAGAAAGCGGTGCCATCCGCGCCATCCGCCAGGGCTTTATGGATATTTCGCCCGACCGCCGCGTGCAAGTGATTATTGTGGCGTGGCTGTTCGGCTCGCTGGTAGAAGGCTCTTCCGGTTTTGGCACGCCTTCGGCCGTGGGTGCACCGCTACTGCTGGCGCTGGGTTTTCCGGCCATGGCAGCGGTAATGTCGGTGCTGGTGATTCAGTCTACGCCGGTGTCGTTCGGCGCAGTGGGCACGCCGATGTTGCTGGGTGTGTGGTCGGGCATCAGCAATAAAGAAGACGTAGCCACCGCCATTGCCCCGGCCAGCCCGGAGCAATATTTGCTGCACATCGTGGCCAATGTGGGCTTGCTGCATGCACTGGTGGGCGTATTGATTCCGCTGCTGTTGGTGTGCCTGCTCACCCGCTATTTCGGTGCCAAACGCTCGTTTGCCGAAGGCTTGCAAGCATGGAAATTTGCCCTGTTTGCCGGTGTGGCCTTCACCCTGCCCTATTATCTGGTGGCTCATTTTATCGGCCCGGAGTTCCCTTCGCTGGTGGGCGGCTTTATCGGCCTGATGATTGTGGTGCCAGCAGCCAAACGCGGCTGGTTTTTGCCCAAGCAAGTATTTGATTTTCCGCCGCGCGCACAATGGGAAAACACATGGGTGGGCAGTGTGGAAGAAGACCACAGCGACACCAGCAAACCCAAATTTTCGGTGTTGCGTGCTTTCTCACCCTATTTGATTGTGATTGCGCTGCTGCTGATTACCCGCACCATTCCGGAGCTGAAAGCCTTTTTGCTGGGCGACTACACCACCGTGGCCTTGAAAGAGCTGTTTGGCACCAAAATCACCAGCAAAGTGCAGCTGGCCTATTCACCCGGCACCATTTTGATTTTGACTTCCATCGCCTGTATCTGGATTTTCAAAATGGACATCAAATCGTTTATGCGCGGCTGGGGTAATTCCGGTAAAACCATGATTGCCGCCGCGCCGGCGCTGCTGCTGGCGGTACCGATGGTGCAGGTATTCATTAACTCCGGCTCTGCCGACATGAACGCCACCGGTGCCTTAAGCGCCATGCCGATGGTGTTGGCACACAGCGCCGCCAGCGCCTTTAGCGGCATGTGGCCGAATGTGTCGCCGTGGATTGGGGCTTTGGGCGCGTTTATCGCCGGCTCCAACACCGTGAGCAATATGATGTTTGCCTACTTCCAGTTTTCCACTGCCCAGGAAATCGGCCTTAATGCCGACCTCTCCTCCATCGTGGTGGCGCTGCAAGCCATTGGCGGTGCGGCCGGTAATATGATTGCCGTACACAATGTGGTGGCCGCCGCCGCCGTGGTGGGCATGATTAACCGCGAAGGCGAAGTCATCCGCAAAACCCTGATTCCGATGACTTATTACCTGATTCAGGCCGGCTTAATCGGCCAAGCGCTGATTACCGGCAACTTCGTTTGGTGGATTGCCGCCTTGGTGTGGCCAGTGGTGTTTTTCGGCATTCAAGTACTGCTGGGTAAAAAAACCACCTAATCGCCGCTTTTTCAGGCAGCCTAGGATGGATTGATGTTCTTCATGCCGCCTTTCAGGCAGCCTAGGATTGATTGATTTTCTTCACGCCGCCTTTCAGGCAGCCTGATAAAAAAAACCGCAGCCTTGTTTGGGGCTGCGGTTTTTTTGAATACGGTAAACCCAGCGCTTAGCGTTTTTTCCCTAAACGGCGCAAGGCTTTGATTGGATCGGCATTGGCGGCCAAGCCCATCACCGCACCTCGATAAACCAGCTTGCTTTTTGCTGGCGTAAACGCATGTGCCGACAGGTAGCTGCCACTGCCGGCAGAGCGCACCAACACCACCACTTCCTGCCGTTTATCGCCGTCAATATCGGCCAACATCACCTTCTCTACCA contains:
- a CDS encoding L-lactate permease; translation: MHTFLALAPILTVFVLLVVMRLSAKLSMGAAYLVTALLALFVWQASGAMVAAATVNGIIVALTVLYIVFGAILLLNTLKESGAIRAIRQGFMDISPDRRVQVIIVAWLFGSLVEGSSGFGTPSAVGAPLLLALGFPAMAAVMSVLVIQSTPVSFGAVGTPMLLGVWSGISNKEDVATAIAPASPEQYLLHIVANVGLLHALVGVLIPLLLVCLLTRYFGAKRSFAEGLQAWKFALFAGVAFTLPYYLVAHFIGPEFPSLVGGFIGLMIVVPAAKRGWFLPKQVFDFPPRAQWENTWVGSVEEDHSDTSKPKFSVLRAFSPYLIVIALLLITRTIPELKAFLLGDYTTVALKELFGTKITSKVQLAYSPGTILILTSIACIWIFKMDIKSFMRGWGNSGKTMIAAAPALLLAVPMVQVFINSGSADMNATGALSAMPMVLAHSAASAFSGMWPNVSPWIGALGAFIAGSNTVSNMMFAYFQFSTAQEIGLNADLSSIVVALQAIGGAAGNMIAVHNVVAAAAVVGMINREGEVIRKTLIPMTYYLIQAGLIGQALITGNFVWWIAALVWPVVFFGIQVLLGKKTT
- a CDS encoding FadR/GntR family transcriptional regulator is translated as MIERKRISAQKLSEQIAEVLEERIVGGVYAVGERLPPERQLAAEFGVSRPPLRDALGALAARQLLHSRPGGGHYVSEYVQSDFMGAWQGLLGRHEYLRDDVLDFRRSLEGTLASLAAQRRTDEDLARMGFWLAELEAANMRRQVEKQSQADVGFHQSIAEAAHNILFAQLSGSLLRMLHQHTQQNLANMFRVADLKPELMAQHYALFEAIKKRQPHKAAQMAHAHIDFVEQSLKQAAEQQKRSERAAELAEHDRQRLRGR